The genomic interval CCTCAAGGCCAAAGTATTTTCCTTCAAGGAGAATTCGCAAGTTCTTTATGTCTATGGACTTGGCAAAGAGAAAGCCGAAGACCGGTTCCGGGCCAAAGGTCTCTCGTCGGTACTGGCGGATCCATGCAAGGAGATGGTTATCCATCTTCCTCTCGATTTCGGCAAGGTAGTACGGATCATTCCGGAAAACCCCCGCTTCGGGGAGAATAAAGGCAAAGCCAAGGTACTCCAGGTACTCAGGGACCTTCTCCTCAGGAACCGAGAGAAGCTCAAGAAGCTCTCTTTCTCC from Candidatus Caldatribacterium sp. carries:
- a CDS encoding V-type ATPase subunit, coding for GERELLELLSVPEEKVPEYLEYLGFAFILPEAGVFRNDPYYLAEIERKMDNHLLAWIRQYRRETFGPEPVFGFLFAKSIDIKNLRILLEGKYFGLEGETLRRKLRECYYE